In Dromaius novaehollandiae isolate bDroNov1 chromosome 16, bDroNov1.hap1, whole genome shotgun sequence, one genomic interval encodes:
- the TLDC2 gene encoding TLD domain-containing protein 2 isoform X1 codes for MKGLRACYHLLVDLDEDLPVGCAEPADEGQPGGEDAPGAPSPPEEPCKLQLSGPSSILQDKEIQELVPHLPLRLTQQPWSLLYCTTRDGFSLKTMYRSMNHLSSPVLLLVRDTEAQAFGAFCASTIRVSNRFYGTGETFLFSFSPELKVFPWTGRNSFFMKGDMDLLMIGGGSGKFGLWLDGDLYHGGSHPCETFNNEPLSPREEFCIQALEAWGPA; via the exons ATGAAAGGTCTCCGTGCCTGCTACCACCTCCTG GTGGATCTGGATGAGGACCTGCCCGTGGGATGTGCTGAGCCAGCCGACGAGGGGCAGCCAGGCGGGGAAGATGCGCCCGGGGCGCCTTCGCCCCCAGAGGAGCCCTGCAAGCTGCAGCTGAGTGGGCCCAGCAGCATCTTGCAGGACAAGGAGATCCAGGAG CTGGTGCCCCACCTGCCCCTCCGGCTGACCCAGCAGCCGTGGAGCCTGCTGTACTGCACCACGAGGGACGGGTTCAGCCTGAAGACCATGTACCGCAGCATGAACCACCTGAGCTCCCCTGTGCTGCTGCTCGTCAGAGACACTGAGGCGCAG gCTTTCGGTGCCTTCTGCGCCTCCACCATTCGCGTGAGCAACCGCTTTTACGGCACCGGGGAAAcgtttctcttctccttctccccgGAGCTCAAG gTGTTCCCATGGACGGGCAGGAACAGCTTCTTCATGAAAGGAGACATGGACCTGCTGATGATCGGCGGCGGCAG TGGTAAATTTGGGCTGTGGCTGGATGGAGATCTGTACCACGGGGGGAGCCATCCCTGCGAGACCTTCAACAATGAGCCCCTCTCCCCACGGGAGGAATTCTGCATTCAGGCCCTGGAAGCTTGGGGCCCGGCCTGA
- the TLDC2 gene encoding TLD domain-containing protein 2 isoform X2, with protein MKGLRACYHLLVDLDEDLPVGCAEPADEGQPGGEDAPGAPSPPEEPCKLQLSGPSSILQDKEIQEPWSLLYCTTRDGFSLKTMYRSMNHLSSPVLLLVRDTEAQAFGAFCASTIRVSNRFYGTGETFLFSFSPELKVFPWTGRNSFFMKGDMDLLMIGGGSGKFGLWLDGDLYHGGSHPCETFNNEPLSPREEFCIQALEAWGPA; from the exons ATGAAAGGTCTCCGTGCCTGCTACCACCTCCTG GTGGATCTGGATGAGGACCTGCCCGTGGGATGTGCTGAGCCAGCCGACGAGGGGCAGCCAGGCGGGGAAGATGCGCCCGGGGCGCCTTCGCCCCCAGAGGAGCCCTGCAAGCTGCAGCTGAGTGGGCCCAGCAGCATCTTGCAGGACAAGGAGATCCAGGAG CCGTGGAGCCTGCTGTACTGCACCACGAGGGACGGGTTCAGCCTGAAGACCATGTACCGCAGCATGAACCACCTGAGCTCCCCTGTGCTGCTGCTCGTCAGAGACACTGAGGCGCAG gCTTTCGGTGCCTTCTGCGCCTCCACCATTCGCGTGAGCAACCGCTTTTACGGCACCGGGGAAAcgtttctcttctccttctccccgGAGCTCAAG gTGTTCCCATGGACGGGCAGGAACAGCTTCTTCATGAAAGGAGACATGGACCTGCTGATGATCGGCGGCGGCAG TGGTAAATTTGGGCTGTGGCTGGATGGAGATCTGTACCACGGGGGGAGCCATCCCTGCGAGACCTTCAACAATGAGCCCCTCTCCCCACGGGAGGAATTCTGCATTCAGGCCCTGGAAGCTTGGGGCCCGGCCTGA